In a single window of the Daphnia carinata strain CSIRO-1 chromosome 4, CSIRO_AGI_Dcar_HiC_V3, whole genome shotgun sequence genome:
- the LOC130694777 gene encoding E3 ubiquitin-protein ligase RNF13-like: protein MCKSFPCNLVDFFWKWVLLTYLSVWIVEADVLVISNTTNSTVNAFPSLPANFGKVLPFEGLAGCVVVANPSHACGPIDYPPQNSSCSDTWFVLIRRFECNFVDKVRAAQNADYDAAIIYNVGSNLIEPMAGEDDNIEIAAIFIGQDDGLKIQSLYQYDKGYMLLLTNELPFNINSYLLPFAIVVAICFAIMVVFMLVKCVKERRRSRRIRLPSSSLKTIPTNKFKKGDPYDTCAICLEDYVEGDKLRILPCSHAYHAKCIDPWLTRNRRVCPVCKRRVIARGENFSDSDSDTEDESRPLLRPGSHISSGGTFTDQTRSIGTNSRPVEGPPILNNEVVIDGRGHSVLVSADSVVIENEEARIPVNDEDDLIGDSDTSSYGESERHENSNANSSVCLTPQSHRSREALNV, encoded by the exons ATGTGTAAGAGTTTCCCGTGTAACCTTGTTGACTTCTTCTGGAAATGGGTGCTTTTAACATACCTGTCGGTATGGATAGTTGAAGCAGATGTTTTAGTAATATCCAACACTACAAATTCCACAGTTAATGCTTTTCCCAGTTTACCAGCAAATTTTGGAAAAGTATTACCGTTTGAAGGTTTGGCTGGTTGTGTAGTTGTAGCAAACCCCTCACATGCTTGTGGCCCTATAGACTATCCTCCACAGAACAGTAGTTGTTCGGATACATGGTTTGTCCTCATTAGACGATTTGAGTGTAATTTTGTTGACAAAGTTCGAGCAGCCCAAAATGCTGACTATGATGCTGCTATCATTTATAATGTTGGATCAAATCTCATTG AGCCTATGGCAGGAGAAGATGATAACATTGAAATTGCTGCCATATTCATTGGACAAGATG ATGGACTTAAAATTCAGTCCCTCTACCAATATGATAAAGG GTACATGCTGTTACTGACCAATGAGTTGCCATTTAATATAAACAGCTATCTTCTACCATTTGCCATTGTTGTTGCAATCTGTTTTGCAATAATGGTTGTTTTCATG TTGGTCAAGTGCGTCAAAGAACGCAGACGATCAAGACGTATTCGCTTACCTTCGTCGTCCTTGAAAACTATTCCTAcgaataaatttaaaaaaggagatCCTTACGATACCTGTGCGATATGCTTAGAAGACTATGTGGAGGGTGATAAACTTCGTATTCTTCCATGTTCACACG CTTATCATGCTAAATGCATTGATCCATGGCTTACGCGTAACCGTCGGGTATGTCCAGTATGTAAAAGACGGGTAATTGCGCGGGGCGAAAACTTTTCCGATTCTGATTCCGATACGGAAGATGAAAGCCGTCCGCTTTTGCGGCCGGGTTCGCACATCTCTTCAGGAGGAACTTTCACTGATCAAACA AGAAGTATTGGAACCAATAGCCGTCCAGTAGAGGGGCCACCTATTTTGAACAATGAGGTGGTCATTGATGGCAGAGGACATTCGGTTCTTGTTTCCGCCGATTCAGTGGTCATTGAGAATGA GGAAGCTAGAATTCCCGTAAACGACGAGGATGACTTAATTGGTG ACAGTGACACATCATCCTACGGTGAATCTGAACGTCATGAAAACTCGAATGCAAATAGTTCAGTGTGTTTAACTCCTCAAAGTCATCGTTCTCGGGAAGCTTTGAATGTTTAA